The Rubrobacter radiotolerans DSM 5868 nucleotide sequence AGAGTTCGAGATCTTTTCGGAGCCACTTGAGTTCGAGGTCGGCGGCCGACGGGTCTCCACCTGGGGCTACAACGGTCGGGTGCCGGGACCGGAGATCCGGGTAACGGAGGGCGACAGGCTCCGCATGAGGGTACGTAACCGGCTGCCGGAGAGCACGACCGTACACCCGCACGGCCTGCCGGTCGAGAACGCCATGGACGGCGTGCCTCACCTGACCCAGCCACCTATCCCGCCCGGCGGAGACTTTCTGTACGAGTTCACGGTCCCGACCTCCGGCACCTACCTGTACCACTCACATGCCGGGCTCCAGCTCGACCGGGGGCTCTACGGACCGCTGATCGTCGAACCGAAAAGAGAGCCTCTCGACTACGACCGGGAGTACGTGATCCTGCTCGACGACTGGCTCGACGGAGTCAACGGCACCCCAGAGGACGCCTTCCGGGAGATGAACACAGAAGCAGGTCCACCTGGGGGCATGATGGGCGGGGGGATGATGGGCGATTCCAGCATGGTCGAGTATCCCTTCTACCTTATAAACGGCCGCCCCCCCGAAGACCCCGAGACGTTCGAGGTCAGGCGCGGTGAGCGGGTCAGGTTAAGGATCTCGAACCCCGCCTCCGATACCCTTTTCCGTTTCGCCGTCGGCGGCCACCGGCTGACCGTGACCCACGCCGACGGCCAGCCGGTCGAGCCGGTCGAGGTGGATGCGTTGAGGATAGGCTCCGGCGAGCGTTACGACGTACTTCTTGAGGCCGGCGAGCCGGGCGTCTGGCAGGTCGCCGCCGCCCCGGAAGGGAGAAGCGGTCTCGCCCGCGCCCTGCTCCGCTACCGGGAGAGCGCCGCAACCTCACCGCCCCCGCCGAACAGCAGACCGGAGGAGCTGAACGGGGAGCTGCTCCTCTACGGAGACCTCCACAACCTCCGGGAGGAGACCTTCCCGCAAGACGGACCGCTCGCGGGAGGTCCAGACCGGACGCTGGACCTCACCCTCGCCCGCCAGATGGGCGGCATGGGGGGGATGGGCCGCCGTCCGGGGCGCGGATGGACAATAAACGGTCAGACCTACCCGGACGCCGAGCCCCTTGAAGTAGAGAAGGGTGAATGGGTTCGCGTGGAGCTTACAAACCACAGCCCCGTTCCCCATCCCATGCACCTGCACGGACACTTCTTTCAGGTCCGGACCGAGGGGGGAGGAGGGCCCTTCAAGGACACCCTGCTCGTCGAGGGGCACATGGGCAGGGCCGCCTTCGACTTCGTGGCCGACAACCCGGGTAAGTGGTTCTTTCACTGCCACCTCACGTATCACATGGAGTCCGGCATGGCCCGCGTTGTCCGCTACAGGGACGGTGGTCTGGACCGGGGAGCTTGAGACCGGACGGTCTGTGCCCCGGAGGTGCGCTTTCGCCGCGGTTGTAGAGAACACACCACAGCCGCTACAATCCTCCGGTCAGGAGGTTCCAGCGAACGATGATGCCGACGGCTGCAGGCAGCGCTCCGTTCACGCAACTCACAGGTTTCGTTCCGGGTAGGCCATGAGCCTCGTTCGGGGCGATTCCGAGCGCTGCTTCCTGCGTTCACCGGACACGAGGCCGGTGTTCCCTCCGAAACACCGGTCGGGCAGGCCGTCCCCGCTGCGTGCAGCCGGTGTACCCCGGCGAGAGGTCGGACGTTGAACGTTCTTACGCTGGTCTTGTTCGTCGCCGGGATCTTTCTGCTGATCGGCGGGGCGGAGTTGCTGGTTCGGGGGGCCTCGCGGCTTGCGGGGGCTCTTGGGATCTCCCCGCTGGTCGTCGGGCTCACGGTCGTTGCGCTCGGGACCAGCTCGCCCGAGGCGGCGGTCAGCGTCGGGGCCGCGCTTGACGGACGGGCCGACATAGCCCTGGGCAACGTCGTGGGGAGCAACATTGTCAACGTGCTGCTCATCCTCGGAATCTCCGCGCTCGTTACCCCGCTGGTCGTCTCGAAGCGGCTGGTGAGAATCGACGTCCCGCTTATGGTCGGCGTCTCGGTGCTTCTGCTCGTTCTGGCGTCGAACGGCAACGTCGGCCGGCTGGACGGGCTCTTGCTCGTCTTCGGGGTCGCGGCCTACACCCTCTTTGCCCTGCGCGAGAGCCGCCGGGAGG carries:
- a CDS encoding multicopper oxidase family protein — protein: MNGKRRPEREARISRARFLGLAGLGLGGIALGGCGSLLPGNRELPRIPGANSGDAPSGAVKEFEIFSEPLEFEVGGRRVSTWGYNGRVPGPEIRVTEGDRLRMRVRNRLPESTTVHPHGLPVENAMDGVPHLTQPPIPPGGDFLYEFTVPTSGTYLYHSHAGLQLDRGLYGPLIVEPKREPLDYDREYVILLDDWLDGVNGTPEDAFREMNTEAGPPGGMMGGGMMGDSSMVEYPFYLINGRPPEDPETFEVRRGERVRLRISNPASDTLFRFAVGGHRLTVTHADGQPVEPVEVDALRIGSGERYDVLLEAGEPGVWQVAAAPEGRSGLARALLRYRESAATSPPPPNSRPEELNGELLLYGDLHNLREETFPQDGPLAGGPDRTLDLTLARQMGGMGGMGRRPGRGWTINGQTYPDAEPLEVEKGEWVRVELTNHSPVPHPMHLHGHFFQVRTEGGGGPFKDTLLVEGHMGRAAFDFVADNPGKWFFHCHLTYHMESGMARVVRYRDGGLDRGA